From the Acidobacteriota bacterium genome, one window contains:
- a CDS encoding ABC transporter ATP-binding protein: protein MEITLRQVSKRYLLLDALKEVNATIEPGEIVAVLGLNGAGKTTLLQCLAGIVQPTSGEILFDGEHLRRDRLDLRRRFAFMPDMPFLFPDLTPIRHIGMVLKLYEKTYAGIEDRVVDILRGLDLLPLAESRIGTLSRGQAYKVGLAALMAAEPELLMLDEPFASGMDTQGMSAMKLFSREAASRGKTVVYTTQILEVAEAFSHRVLILNRGEVFAFDRLERLLTMPGDDLSSVFKRLREQRS from the coding sequence ATGGAAATTACTCTTCGACAGGTTTCCAAGCGATATCTTCTTCTGGACGCACTCAAAGAGGTAAATGCCACGATTGAGCCAGGAGAAATTGTAGCCGTGTTGGGGTTAAATGGTGCCGGGAAAACCACGCTCCTGCAGTGCCTGGCTGGAATTGTGCAGCCTACCAGTGGAGAGATTTTATTTGACGGCGAACACTTACGCCGGGACCGGCTTGATCTCCGCCGCCGGTTTGCCTTTATGCCAGATATGCCGTTTTTGTTTCCTGACTTGACTCCGATCAGACATATCGGCATGGTACTGAAACTCTATGAAAAAACCTATGCCGGCATTGAAGACCGCGTGGTGGATATTTTGCGCGGGTTGGATTTGCTGCCGCTGGCGGAATCCCGCATCGGGACGCTCTCGCGTGGACAGGCGTACAAAGTTGGTTTAGCCGCGTTGATGGCCGCCGAGCCTGAACTCCTGATGCTTGATGAACCGTTTGCTTCCGGAATGGACACCCAGGGCATGTCCGCCATGAAGCTCTTTTCGCGCGAGGCCGCCTCGCGTGGCAAAACTGTGGTCTACACAACTCAAATTCTCGAAGTCGCCGAAGCCTTTTCGCATCGGGTCCTCATCCTTAATCGAGGCGAAGTCTTTGCCTTTGACCGACTTGAACGGCTATTGACCATGCCGGGTGATGATTTGTCTTCCGTGTTTAAGCGGTTGCGCGAGCAGCGAAGCTAA
- the bioB gene encoding biotin synthase BioB, with protein MVCEAFDPKGISAEEALNLMNLEGAALFEVFARAGRVREHFKGNEVRMCSIVNAKSGGCPENCSFCSQSAHYSGEASRYPLMTPQQVAENARAAAAAHATEFSIVTATRGVNEPKALGQIADSVRAVRDAGLEACASLGLLTENSLQVLKDAGMQHVHHNLETSRSHFDKICTTHTYDDQIETVRSAKKLGFDVCCGGIFGMGETREQRVELAVTLRELDVDHIPMNFLDPRPGTPLADVERLSPTECLKIIAVYRLMMPTKDIFVMGGREVNLRDMQSWIFMAGANGMLLGNYLTTRGRSAEDDLKMLADLGMKIKLPEIKPAPNDTVERPMKLTQLRRATS; from the coding sequence ATGGTCTGCGAAGCATTTGACCCGAAAGGCATTTCCGCCGAAGAAGCCCTCAATCTAATGAATCTGGAAGGCGCGGCCCTGTTTGAAGTATTTGCCCGCGCCGGACGTGTCCGCGAACATTTTAAAGGCAACGAAGTCCGGATGTGTTCGATTGTGAATGCCAAAAGCGGTGGTTGTCCTGAAAACTGCTCGTTTTGTTCACAATCGGCTCATTATTCCGGCGAAGCTTCTCGCTATCCATTGATGACACCTCAGCAGGTGGCTGAAAACGCCCGTGCCGCCGCTGCCGCACACGCCACTGAATTCAGCATCGTCACGGCCACGCGTGGCGTGAATGAACCCAAAGCCCTGGGCCAAATTGCCGATTCGGTTCGAGCCGTCCGTGATGCAGGACTCGAAGCCTGCGCTTCGCTGGGACTTTTGACTGAAAACTCATTGCAAGTTCTCAAAGACGCTGGAATGCAGCACGTCCATCACAATCTGGAAACCTCGCGGTCGCATTTTGATAAAATTTGCACCACTCATACCTATGACGACCAGATTGAAACCGTGCGGTCAGCTAAAAAACTGGGATTTGATGTCTGTTGCGGTGGAATTTTCGGCATGGGTGAAACCCGCGAACAACGGGTTGAGCTGGCGGTTACCTTGCGTGAACTGGATGTTGACCATATCCCGATGAATTTTCTCGACCCGCGCCCAGGCACCCCGCTGGCGGATGTCGAACGGCTTTCCCCAACCGAATGCCTGAAAATCATTGCCGTCTATCGGTTGATGATGCCCACCAAAGATATTTTTGTGATGGGTGGTCGCGAAGTAAACCTGCGCGATATGCAATCGTGGATCTTTATGGCTGGTGCCAACGGCATGCTGCTTGGCAACTATCTCACCACCAGAGGCCGGTCAGCCGAAGACGATCTGAAAATGCTCGCGGATTTAGGCATGAAAATTAAGCTGCCTGAAATAAAACCGGCACCAAATGACACGGTTGAGCGTCCAATGAAGCTGACGCAATTGCGACGGGCAACCAGTTAA
- a CDS encoding AarF/ABC1/UbiB kinase family protein — protein sequence MTNSTLTRLTHNFSQAFRSGWRFGYVTFLLSPFLISFLRDHRRFIKWGVPRDLSLAAHHRRARWLVNIFGHLGPAFIKLAQILAVREDLLPKLYAQEFSRLLDQTPAANWDYVEATVRRNTGKAPSDIFESLQTTPIASASIGQVHRARYQNRDVVVKIRRPQVVETILLDTSTLSILMDWIRPIFGSHYLYRGFEVLLSEFKRMVVAELDFRIEAANADRIRAQEPRHPRLIIPEMIPELIYEDLLVMEFCEGVRIDQVETIRTYGVDLNELIESLLEIVFSQLLVHGFFHADPHPGNLLINRQGQIILLDYGMMDEFDPVTRDDFLGLILAANNNDYDEVTRKLYLLGMVATDAPTDDLRMVTETILNLRFLVRTHQRQVQQAVEELFEKTRILHHLRMPRQMVYLMRMGTLIEGVAIRFDDNFDSIRDAVPIAKRVGLRIIARIVPFATALRYTAEVVAEQVDAFLGRLTQRKKVTVVRNFVSDVTRRLRPTPNTPALPIQSE from the coding sequence GTGACCAATTCCACGTTGACCCGATTGACCCACAATTTTTCCCAGGCATTTCGATCAGGATGGCGGTTTGGATATGTCACATTTTTGCTGTCGCCATTTCTGATCAGTTTCCTGCGAGATCATCGCCGTTTTATCAAATGGGGCGTGCCCCGCGATCTTTCGCTTGCCGCACATCATCGGCGGGCACGATGGCTGGTCAATATCTTCGGCCATTTGGGCCCGGCCTTTATTAAACTGGCCCAGATTCTGGCGGTTCGCGAAGACCTCCTTCCCAAACTCTACGCCCAGGAATTTTCCCGCCTCCTTGATCAAACCCCAGCCGCCAACTGGGACTATGTCGAAGCCACGGTCCGCCGAAATACCGGAAAAGCTCCATCCGACATCTTCGAATCGCTCCAAACCACACCGATTGCCTCGGCTTCGATTGGACAGGTCCACCGTGCCAGATATCAAAACCGTGACGTGGTGGTCAAAATCCGTCGGCCACAAGTGGTTGAAACCATTCTGCTTGACACTTCGACCCTGTCTATTTTGATGGACTGGATTCGCCCGATCTTTGGGTCGCATTACCTGTATCGAGGGTTTGAAGTTTTACTCAGTGAATTTAAGCGCATGGTGGTCGCCGAACTTGATTTCCGAATCGAAGCCGCCAATGCTGATCGGATTCGAGCCCAGGAACCTCGCCATCCACGGCTGATCATCCCGGAAATGATTCCAGAACTGATTTATGAAGATTTACTGGTGATGGAATTTTGCGAAGGGGTTCGCATTGATCAGGTCGAGACCATTCGCACTTATGGTGTAGATTTAAATGAGTTGATCGAAAGCCTGCTTGAAATCGTCTTTTCCCAGTTGCTCGTCCACGGTTTTTTTCATGCCGACCCGCATCCTGGAAACTTACTCATTAATCGTCAGGGCCAGATCATCCTGCTTGATTACGGCATGATGGATGAATTTGACCCGGTCACACGCGACGATTTTCTGGGGTTAATTCTGGCAGCCAATAATAATGACTATGACGAAGTCACCCGCAAACTGTACCTGCTCGGGATGGTTGCCACCGATGCCCCAACCGATGATTTGCGGATGGTCACCGAGACAATTTTGAACCTTCGATTTCTGGTGCGCACCCACCAGCGTCAGGTTCAGCAGGCCGTTGAAGAACTTTTTGAAAAGACCCGGATCCTGCATCATCTCCGAATGCCACGCCAGATGGTCTACCTGATGCGAATGGGCACACTGATCGAAGGTGTTGCCATTCGTTTTGACGATAACTTTGACAGCATTCGCGATGCCGTTCCGATTGCCAAACGAGTCGGGTTGCGCATCATTGCCCGGATCGTTCCCTTTGCCACAGCACTCCGCTACACGGCTGAAGTGGTGGCTGAACAGGTTGACGCCTTCCTTGGTCGCCTCACCCAGCGCAAAAAAGTCACCGTGGTCCGCAATTTCGTCAGCGACGTCACGCGCCGCCTCCGCCCAACCCCAAATACTCCGGCCCTGCCAATTCAGAGTGAGTAG
- a CDS encoding tetratricopeptide repeat protein, whose amino-acid sequence MIFRLRTRQRFYLITAAIVGLLSLALLYRFSYWIGGLGLVITAAIYFCSYLECIVFDGNALTRTGPITWVLAQFSGQNWYLPIGEIEMIATESTRLRFPPDRIRYRYRTLVLGSNAEFVLNSSEPGYPQLAKALFCSVGEDKLDPRSSELLYYFDRVEGYESFDFPQDHLSKLPTQLLRSIANGLRLSGQMRQALNCFMVAYQREPNNPHLLYEMARFLRSLAALDGPRLLTRSSACLRLAARISQNEPRLLERIGETYFERLEYDRASRCFARALELDPNLFRAHVGMAEIALRSGKLAHVAHFYSTAAHSTLDVAQARLANREASYYGRLCSDEDYLEAEINRITMLRHLRWIRTAAATVFFIALTAACLVSAFFAPLETLSWSFVISSSFLWTVATLGLQWYNKRLDATV is encoded by the coding sequence TTGATTTTTCGTCTCCGAACTCGACAACGATTCTATTTGATCACGGCTGCGATTGTGGGCCTGCTGTCCCTGGCCTTGCTGTATCGGTTTTCGTACTGGATTGGCGGGTTGGGTCTGGTTATCACGGCTGCCATCTATTTTTGTTCCTACCTGGAATGCATTGTCTTTGATGGAAACGCGCTCACCCGAACGGGGCCAATCACCTGGGTCCTGGCCCAATTCAGCGGTCAAAACTGGTATTTGCCAATTGGCGAAATTGAAATGATCGCCACTGAATCCACCCGCCTCCGGTTTCCACCTGACCGAATTCGCTATCGCTATCGCACGCTGGTTTTGGGCAGCAACGCTGAATTTGTGCTCAATTCAAGCGAACCGGGCTATCCCCAACTGGCCAAAGCTCTGTTTTGCTCAGTCGGTGAAGATAAACTTGATCCTCGATCCAGCGAATTGCTCTACTATTTCGACAGGGTTGAAGGCTACGAGAGTTTTGATTTTCCACAAGATCATCTCTCCAAACTTCCCACCCAGCTCTTGCGCTCCATCGCCAATGGGTTACGGCTTTCAGGCCAGATGCGGCAGGCATTGAACTGCTTTATGGTGGCCTACCAGCGCGAACCAAACAACCCGCATCTGCTCTATGAAATGGCGCGATTTCTGCGTTCGCTGGCGGCCCTCGATGGCCCACGACTCCTCACCCGGTCAAGCGCCTGTTTGCGCCTGGCCGCCCGGATTTCACAAAACGAACCTCGATTGCTTGAGCGTATCGGCGAGACGTATTTTGAACGCCTGGAATATGATCGGGCTTCACGGTGCTTTGCACGGGCCCTGGAACTTGACCCAAATCTGTTTCGGGCCCATGTCGGAATGGCTGAGATTGCCCTCCGATCCGGCAAACTCGCCCACGTTGCCCACTTCTACAGTACCGCCGCCCACTCAACCCTCGATGTCGCCCAGGCTCGATTGGCCAACCGGGAAGCATCCTATTATGGCCGGCTCTGCAGTGATGAAGACTATCTGGAAGCTGAAATTAACCGCATCACCATGCTGCGTCACCTGCGGTGGATTCGAACGGCGGCGGCGACGGTGTTTTTTATCGCCTTGACCGCCGCCTGTCTGGTCAGTGCGTTTTTTGCTCCGCTTGAAACCCTGTCCTGGTCGTTTGTTATTTCCTCCAGTTTTTTGTGGACGGTAGCCACCCTCGGGCTTCAGTGGTACAACAAGCGCCTCGATGCTACAGTGTGA